In the Chroococcidiopsis sp. SAG 2025 genome, one interval contains:
- a CDS encoding UPF0175 family protein, producing MSHFVDSMGIEISPDTLNQGEGAILREIALQLYARQIFTFGQARRLANLSVWEFQQLLGQHHIERHYNETDLAEDIDSIGAGY from the coding sequence ATGAGTCACTTTGTAGATTCAATGGGAATAGAAATCTCTCCAGATACACTCAATCAAGGAGAAGGGGCAATTTTAAGAGAAATCGCGCTCCAGCTGTATGCGCGTCAGATTTTTACTTTTGGTCAAGCTCGTCGCTTAGCTAATTTATCAGTTTGGGAGTTTCAGCAACTACTGGGTCAACATCACATAGAGCGTCATTACAACGAAACAGACTTAGCTGAGGATATCGACTCAATCGGAGCAGGTTATTAG
- a CDS encoding glycoside hydrolase family 140 protein gives MRRFLLWMLPLAVCFLLSSCNTVMAGARTSKLSQLRVSHNGRFLVKEDGSPFFWLGDTSWAILQKATREDAHNQPSVLRYLEDRAAKRFNVIQCRLVRNAESTNAYGQAAFIRGNFAQPQIANGANNDYWDMADWFVAQAEAHRLYLALLPIWANNVPNHDPIVQNPAIAYRYGHFLGNRWRHKSHLIWVMGGDPVRERDVDNPERLRMTRAIAEGIADGANGEARFDGQADYSTTLMTYHPRGGGRSSSRHLHQEKWLDFNMIQTTTSFEFRNYKTIAADYAKEPPKPTLDAEVAYEDSLSLSRNAPPDKRIQPWHVRKAAYWAVFAGGFGHTYGHRSFIGWVREGEQLGRGADIPWFKSLDAPGAGQMTYLRNLMESQPFLTRIPDRSSIANGQSEQLNHIQATRNADGSYVMLYLPTSNALTIQMDKISGERVKARWFNPRQGTWQAIGEFAAAGTKRFVPPSHGRDRDWVLVLERAD, from the coding sequence ATGAGACGTTTTTTGCTTTGGATGTTACCGCTCGCTGTCTGTTTCCTCTTATCGAGTTGCAATACTGTCATGGCAGGAGCGCGAACGAGTAAATTGAGCCAACTGCGTGTCAGTCACAACGGTCGGTTTTTGGTGAAAGAGGATGGTTCGCCTTTCTTTTGGCTGGGCGATACGTCGTGGGCAATTCTTCAGAAGGCAACGCGCGAGGATGCGCACAATCAACCTTCCGTGTTACGCTATCTCGAAGATCGCGCCGCCAAGAGATTCAACGTGATTCAGTGTCGTTTGGTTAGGAACGCCGAGAGTACAAATGCTTACGGTCAAGCGGCGTTTATCCGAGGCAACTTTGCCCAACCTCAGATTGCTAACGGTGCTAACAACGATTATTGGGACATGGCTGACTGGTTTGTTGCGCAGGCTGAAGCGCACAGACTCTATCTGGCTCTGCTGCCGATTTGGGCTAACAACGTGCCGAATCACGACCCAATAGTTCAGAACCCTGCGATTGCTTATCGCTACGGACATTTTCTTGGCAACCGTTGGCGGCATAAATCGCACTTGATTTGGGTGATGGGCGGAGATCCGGTGCGCGAGCGGGACGTTGACAATCCAGAACGACTGAGAATGACCCGCGCCATAGCCGAGGGAATTGCGGATGGCGCGAACGGTGAGGCGCGATTTGATGGGCAAGCAGATTACAGCACGACATTGATGACTTACCACCCTCGCGGTGGCGGTCGCTCGTCTTCGCGCCATCTGCACCAGGAAAAGTGGCTCGACTTTAACATGATTCAAACTACAACTTCTTTCGAGTTTCGTAACTACAAAACGATCGCCGCAGACTATGCAAAAGAACCACCAAAGCCAACGCTGGATGCCGAAGTCGCATACGAAGATTCGCTTTCTCTCAGTAGAAATGCCCCACCGGACAAGCGAATCCAGCCTTGGCACGTTCGTAAAGCGGCATACTGGGCTGTGTTTGCTGGTGGCTTCGGTCATACCTACGGTCATCGCAGCTTTATTGGTTGGGTTCGTGAAGGCGAACAGCTGGGGAGAGGTGCGGACATCCCGTGGTTCAAATCCCTTGATGCGCCAGGTGCGGGTCAAATGACATATCTACGCAATCTGATGGAGTCGCAACCGTTTCTAACGCGGATTCCAGATCGCTCCTCGATCGCAAACGGGCAGAGCGAGCAACTCAATCACATTCAGGCGACACGGAATGCTGATGGCAGCTATGTCATGCTCTATCTTCCAACTAGTAATGCTCTAACAATTCAAATGGATAAAATTTCAGGCGAGCGGGTGAAAGCACGCTGGTTTAACCCGCGTCAAGGGACTTGGCAGGCGATCGGCGAATTCGCTGCGGCTGGCACGAAACGCTTCGTTCCGCCATCCCACGGTCGCGATCGCGACTGGGTACTGGTACTGGAGCGGGCGGATTAG
- a CDS encoding sigma-70 family RNA polymerase sigma factor: MVVSQTNVYSDEIELLISYYQKPSLWLRNRLVRRHAGLVRQMARQLYHRSPEPYEDLEQIGYFGLIRAIERFNPDRGYAFSSFAIPYIRGEILHFIRDRAGVVKIPRRWQELHARGQKVCQQLTSSLGRLPTDLEIARSLHVSLSEWGESQLAIQNCHVFSLDSTLVRESDGQIQLADTIAERRSCTLQPEEEQQQLHFAMNQLEENTRKAVELVFLQQFSRKKAAQYLGVSPMTVTRYLQKGKQQLFELLQP, from the coding sequence ATGGTGGTGTCTCAAACTAACGTCTACTCTGATGAGATCGAGCTGTTGATTTCTTACTATCAAAAGCCTTCGCTCTGGTTACGCAATCGACTGGTGAGAAGGCACGCTGGTTTAGTACGCCAGATGGCTCGTCAATTGTACCATCGCTCTCCCGAGCCGTATGAAGATTTAGAGCAGATTGGATACTTCGGTTTGATTCGCGCGATCGAGCGCTTTAATCCCGATCGAGGATATGCTTTTAGTTCTTTTGCAATTCCTTATATTCGCGGTGAAATTTTACATTTTATCCGCGATCGTGCAGGAGTGGTAAAAATCCCCCGCCGCTGGCAAGAGCTTCACGCTCGCGGGCAAAAAGTTTGCCAACAATTAACTTCTTCTCTGGGTCGTCTTCCGACAGATTTAGAGATTGCGCGATCGCTGCACGTCTCGCTGTCAGAATGGGGAGAAAGCCAATTAGCCATTCAAAATTGCCACGTCTTCAGTTTAGATAGTACCTTGGTTCGAGAGTCCGATGGTCAGATTCAACTAGCCGATACCATAGCAGAGCGACGTTCTTGCACTTTACAGCCAGAAGAAGAGCAGCAACAATTGCACTTCGCTATGAACCAGTTGGAAGAAAATACTCGCAAGGCAGTTGAATTGGTCTTCCTCCAGCAATTTTCTCGCAAAAAAGCAGCTCAATACCTTGGTGTGAGTCCGATGACTGTCACTCGATATCTACAAAAAGGCAAACAACAGTTGTTTGAGCTGTTGCAACCCTAG
- a CDS encoding Crp/Fnr family transcriptional regulator: MQQSNPLVGLVTPPLQQQWKRRAQLPEHSEVLWRIESGIVCSMTWTAEGELVCLGYWGVGDVVGHRLSRVRPYEIHCLTDVVISCCSYTQRSHFTDAIIHQQQQTEELLSIVHLNPLSQKLWQLLLWLSQKFGRDVENGRLLDLPLTHQQLAQTLGTNRVTVTTILQRLEAEGKIQRQQRRLVVARQENHARQSKDVQSRERANRARHRDNIITSDRS; the protein is encoded by the coding sequence ATGCAACAGTCAAATCCGCTCGTTGGCTTAGTCACTCCACCGCTCCAACAGCAATGGAAGCGTCGCGCGCAGCTCCCAGAACACAGCGAAGTTTTATGGCGGATCGAATCAGGTATCGTCTGTAGTATGACTTGGACTGCTGAAGGCGAGCTAGTTTGCTTGGGCTATTGGGGAGTGGGAGATGTGGTGGGACACCGATTGTCACGAGTGCGACCTTACGAAATCCACTGCCTCACAGATGTCGTCATCAGTTGCTGTTCCTACACTCAGCGATCGCATTTCACCGATGCCATCATTCACCAGCAGCAGCAAACCGAAGAACTCCTGAGCATTGTTCATCTCAATCCCCTGTCTCAGAAGTTGTGGCAGCTTCTCTTGTGGTTGAGTCAAAAATTCGGTCGTGACGTGGAAAACGGTCGCTTGCTCGATCTGCCGCTCACCCATCAGCAGTTGGCTCAGACGCTGGGGACGAATCGGGTCACGGTGACCACAATCCTTCAGCGGTTAGAAGCAGAGGGAAAAATCCAGCGGCAGCAACGGCGGCTCGTTGTCGCACGGCAGGAAAACCACGCTCGTCAGTCAAAAGACGTGCAATCTAGAGAGCGAGCAAATAGGGCGCGCCACCGGGATAACATCATCACAAGCGATCGCTCCTGA